The following are encoded together in the Pseudomonadota bacterium genome:
- a CDS encoding phosphoenolpyruvate carboxykinase (GTP), giving the protein MLLKNKGADIILETGGIESFDSACEIFEKIIDRDNLSKLLKIKQKDVLLKIANSIAMCQPNSVFVCTGSEKDHQYIRELALINREEAKLSLKGHTIHFDLKEEQGRITDRTFYIVNEGEEVNSLAKKILRTDALNDIKNKMSGIMRGKVMLIGFYMRGPLGSPMSNPAIEITSSAYVMHSAEILYRNAYLHFDKEVERLGHFYTNLHSQGQNRPEDLPDARIYMDRSYQTTYSINCTYAGNTLLLKKGNHRFSVDKAVYKNRGNELSEHMFITCIEGPQGRLTWFAGAAPSGCGKTTTAMAGHYFIGDDLAQMWIDENGTIRSVNPECGIFGIVENLNWEGDPLLMDLLRKEGTEVIWSNVLVDDNAIPHWAGNGEEPPEKGFNFQGFWKKGMTDKSGKPVPISHSNARVTLTSKDIANYSPSSEDPEGVITRIITYSGRDSDTMPPIRVAKNSDHGVVIGASIVSAATSTEVGATGVNRAPWANAPFIPGPMADYMDAQFRFFGNKIIAENYKPVMAGLNYFLSDKARGGTSDKLLGEKRDVKVWLSWLERKAYDEVGVIETPIGGIPKYDELKNLFWTIIKKEYPESLYIKQFSLYIDNIVARVDLQIQAYGKETGVPDKLFEVLNEQKEGLLNLKKAFGAIVTPADLLKLSEK; this is encoded by the coding sequence ATGCTTTTAAAAAATAAGGGGGCTGATATTATACTCGAAACAGGCGGGATAGAATCTTTTGATTCTGCTTGTGAAATTTTTGAAAAAATAATTGATCGTGATAATCTTTCAAAGCTCCTTAAAATAAAACAAAAAGACGTGCTTTTAAAAATTGCAAATTCTATTGCAATGTGTCAGCCGAATAGTGTTTTCGTATGTACCGGTTCTGAAAAAGACCATCAATATATAAGAGAGCTTGCCCTTATAAATCGTGAAGAAGCAAAGCTTTCATTGAAGGGGCATACTATACATTTTGATTTAAAAGAAGAGCAAGGGCGTATAACAGATAGAACTTTTTATATAGTAAATGAGGGGGAAGAAGTAAATTCCCTTGCAAAAAAAATATTAAGAACCGATGCGCTTAATGATATTAAAAACAAAATGAGCGGCATTATGCGTGGCAAGGTAATGTTAATAGGATTTTATATGCGTGGGCCTTTAGGATCTCCTATGTCCAATCCGGCTATAGAGATTACAAGTTCCGCCTATGTCATGCACAGCGCCGAAATACTTTACAGAAATGCATATCTTCATTTTGATAAAGAAGTGGAAAGGCTGGGACATTTCTATACTAATCTCCACAGTCAGGGTCAAAACAGGCCGGAAGACCTTCCGGATGCTCGTATTTACATGGATAGAAGTTATCAAACAACATACAGCATTAATTGTACTTATGCCGGAAATACCCTTTTGTTGAAGAAAGGAAACCATAGATTTTCCGTTGATAAGGCTGTTTACAAAAACCGTGGGAATGAACTTTCGGAGCATATGTTCATAACATGTATTGAAGGACCACAGGGCCGTTTAACCTGGTTTGCAGGAGCTGCTCCAAGCGGATGCGGAAAAACAACCACGGCCATGGCAGGGCACTATTTTATAGGTGACGATCTTGCCCAGATGTGGATCGACGAAAACGGCACCATAAGATCTGTTAATCCGGAATGTGGAATATTCGGCATTGTTGAAAATCTGAACTGGGAAGGTGATCCGTTGTTGATGGATCTTTTGAGAAAAGAAGGAACAGAAGTCATATGGTCTAATGTTCTTGTTGACGATAACGCAATTCCCCATTGGGCAGGAAACGGAGAAGAACCGCCTGAAAAAGGGTTCAATTTTCAGGGTTTCTGGAAAAAAGGCATGACGGATAAAAGCGGGAAGCCTGTCCCTATATCACACTCCAATGCACGGGTTACTCTGACATCAAAAGATATCGCAAACTATTCACCTAGTAGCGAAGATCCTGAAGGCGTTATTACAAGAATAATCACATACAGCGGGCGTGACAGCGATACAATGCCTCCTATCCGCGTGGCAAAGAATTCAGATCACGGCGTAGTAATAGGCGCATCAATAGTATCTGCCGCAACCTCTACAGAAGTTGGTGCAACAGGAGTAAACAGAGCTCCCTGGGCTAATGCACCTTTTATACCCGGGCCTATGGCCGATTATATGGATGCCCAATTCCGGTTTTTTGGAAATAAAATAATAGCAGAAAACTATAAGCCTGTTATGGCAGGACTGAATTATTTCCTTTCCGACAAGGCCAGAGGCGGGACTTCAGATAAACTCTTGGGTGAAAAACGTGATGTAAAGGTGTGGCTGTCATGGCTGGAGAGAAAAGCCTATGATGAAGTCGGTGTAATAGAAACGCCTATCGGCGGGATACCCAAATATGATGAGCTTAAAAATTTATTTTGGACAATTATAAAAAAAGAATATCCGGAATCGCTTTATATAAAGCAATTTTCTCTATACATTGACAATATTGTTGCAAGAGTTGATCTGCAAATCCAAGCTTACGGAAAAGAAACAGGTGTGCCGGACAAATTATTTGAAGTGTTAAATGAGCAGAAGGAAGGACTTCTTAATCTCAAAAAAGCATTCGGTGCTATTGTAACTCCTGCCGATCTTCTTAAACTTAGCGAAAAATGA
- a CDS encoding AmpG family muropeptide MFS transporter, which translates to MINSSFWKSVFNRRMFICIFTGFTSGLPLYILISLIPAWLRTEGVDLSTIGLFSIIQFPYTWKFVWSPFMDRYVPPFLGRRRGWLLITQVALLLVIVSFGMFNPRQSIWVIAILSATVAFFSASQDIVVDAYRRELLPDNELGLGNSIHVNAYRISGLIPGSLSLILADHLPWDTVFKITGLFMIVGIGMTLAIKESSLNVAPRTLKAAIVEPFKEFIGRKGIASALLIMAFMFLYKIGDNMATALATPFYLDMGFTMTQIGWIAKNAALWPMIIGGMIGGLLMLKIGINRALWLFGIVQLVTIIGFAILSQLGNDIIALAVVISMEYLGVGLGSAAFTAFIARSTHPKYTATQFALFTAFMAVPRTFANASVGFIVDAVGWTKFFIFCTIIAIPGMLLLFKVAPWNENPEALGAQDIKPKQI; encoded by the coding sequence ATGATAAATAGCAGTTTCTGGAAATCTGTTTTTAACAGAAGAATGTTCATTTGTATCTTTACCGGTTTTACTTCCGGTTTGCCTCTTTATATCCTGATTTCATTGATACCCGCCTGGTTAAGAACTGAAGGTGTCGATTTGTCTACTATCGGGCTGTTTTCAATTATCCAGTTCCCCTATACCTGGAAATTTGTCTGGTCCCCGTTTATGGATCGATACGTGCCGCCTTTTTTGGGCAGGCGGCGTGGCTGGCTACTTATAACGCAAGTTGCCCTGTTACTGGTTATTGTTTCATTCGGTATGTTTAATCCCAGGCAATCAATCTGGGTAATCGCGATCTTAAGTGCTACAGTCGCTTTCTTTAGTGCCAGTCAGGACATTGTTGTTGATGCTTACCGGCGGGAACTATTGCCCGACAATGAACTAGGGCTTGGTAACTCAATTCATGTTAATGCCTATCGAATATCAGGTTTGATTCCCGGATCACTATCTTTGATATTGGCGGATCATTTGCCCTGGGATACGGTATTTAAGATAACCGGATTGTTTATGATAGTTGGAATAGGCATGACACTGGCGATTAAAGAATCAAGCCTCAATGTGGCGCCGCGTACGCTAAAAGCTGCTATTGTGGAGCCGTTTAAGGAATTTATTGGCCGTAAAGGTATTGCCAGTGCACTATTGATAATGGCGTTTATGTTTCTTTATAAAATCGGTGATAATATGGCTACGGCATTAGCCACGCCTTTTTATCTCGATATGGGTTTTACCATGACTCAAATTGGATGGATTGCCAAAAATGCTGCATTGTGGCCGATGATTATCGGTGGCATGATAGGTGGTTTGCTGATGCTTAAAATCGGTATAAACCGCGCCCTTTGGTTATTTGGAATCGTGCAGCTGGTTACCATAATAGGTTTTGCAATTCTTTCACAGCTGGGTAATGACATAATTGCGCTGGCTGTTGTAATCAGTATGGAATATCTGGGTGTTGGTTTGGGCTCGGCTGCATTTACTGCCTTTATTGCGCGATCTACTCATCCAAAATATACTGCAACCCAATTTGCACTTTTTACAGCCTTTATGGCTGTACCCCGAACCTTTGCCAATGCATCCGTAGGTTTTATTGTAGATGCCGTTGGCTGGACTAAGTTCTTTATCTTCTGCACTATAATTGCTATCCCCGGCATGCTGTTATTATTTAAAGTAGCGCCATGGAATGAAAATCCGGAGGCTCTTGGTGCTCAGGACATCAAACCCAAACAGATATAA
- a CDS encoding type II toxin-antitoxin system PemK/MazF family toxin, with protein sequence MAGILRGNIYWADLNPVIGSEKGGLRPVLILSQNVFNERSGTVIAVAISSQPQKAGFPLTLELSELKLPKQSWVKISQIRTLSVKHIGRKIAKASDEELTLIIEGLNEIIGA encoded by the coding sequence ATGGCCGGAATATTAAGAGGTAATATCTATTGGGCGGATTTAAATCCGGTCATTGGTAGTGAGAAGGGCGGTTTACGCCCTGTTCTCATTTTAAGCCAAAACGTTTTCAATGAGCGATCCGGCACGGTAATAGCCGTTGCGATCTCAAGCCAACCTCAAAAAGCTGGGTTTCCGCTTACTTTGGAGCTTTCCGAACTAAAACTCCCAAAACAATCATGGGTAAAGATTAGCCAGATTCGTACATTGTCCGTAAAACACATAGGCCGTAAAATAGCCAAAGCATCTGATGAAGAATTGACTCTCATAATTGAAGGCTTGAATGAAATAATTGGTGCTTAA